Proteins encoded by one window of Monoglobus pectinilyticus:
- a CDS encoding stalk domain-containing protein has translation MKKSFKLLIIINIISVMIASILTLQIFATPNYQSFENKTGSIVEEINITYVLKNATYITSMVGDKNGIIAYVRDLNTNKQIDNSRYIYIDYNGNVTECKFFDDLSSDYFKYPSVFCEGIARIKKGNKQGYINEKYEWIANLDYYSISNFSNGYGAVKKVNGKSYLLNINGEVCMEADDFYYNGSDTNYSGTAFQNGYAAYSKNEEFFYLDENLNSTKIMLDDEFNFNDGKFMFNGGTLAYMYPEIVDGNYTHKQIYCVFGHDGKEKYRYIVDLPELEPVNSYDYINILANGNVVFETPDDFNDNFCKSKVSLVTNNGEVLAENREFDRYDGMNFVSIGDKVCYVGNFYDSHLKKLDSISLKGEYFDTNDGSVVGGLEIIENKELNEITINKLVIVRDVKTEIAPNIKLVDPDKVNLKQNIPKNIMVFINKKQLNFDVPPITENDRTLVPMRAIFEALGAEVEWENETQTATATKDEITVSVTIDSNRMLKNGEEIKLDVPARLVGDSRTLVPLRAISEAFGCRVEWDEKLQRVDIYTN, from the coding sequence ATGAAAAAATCTTTTAAATTATTAATAATCATAAATATAATAAGCGTAATGATAGCTAGTATATTAACATTACAAATTTTTGCAACCCCCAATTATCAAAGTTTTGAAAACAAAACTGGTTCTATTGTTGAAGAAATAAATATTACATATGTTTTAAAAAATGCTACTTATATTACTTCGATGGTTGGAGATAAAAATGGTATTATAGCATACGTAAGAGATTTAAATACTAATAAACAAATTGATAATTCGAGATATATTTATATTGATTATAATGGAAATGTTACTGAATGTAAATTTTTTGATGATTTGTCTTCTGACTACTTTAAATATCCAAGTGTATTTTGTGAAGGAATTGCTAGGATAAAAAAGGGAAATAAGCAAGGTTATATTAACGAAAAATATGAGTGGATAGCTAATTTAGATTATTATTCTATTTCGAATTTTTCAAACGGTTATGGAGCGGTAAAGAAGGTGAATGGAAAAAGTTATTTGTTGAATATAAATGGAGAAGTTTGTATGGAAGCAGATGATTTTTATTATAATGGTTCGGATACAAATTATTCGGGAACTGCATTTCAAAATGGATATGCGGCATATTCTAAAAATGAAGAATTTTTTTATTTAGATGAAAACTTAAATTCTACTAAAATCATGTTAGATGATGAGTTTAATTTTAATGATGGAAAGTTTATGTTTAACGGAGGCACATTGGCTTATATGTATCCCGAGATAGTAGATGGCAATTATACACATAAACAAATTTACTGCGTTTTCGGACACGATGGTAAAGAAAAATATCGTTATATAGTTGATCTTCCTGAGTTAGAACCTGTAAATAGCTATGATTATATAAACATACTTGCAAATGGAAATGTTGTCTTTGAAACTCCAGATGATTTTAACGACAACTTTTGTAAATCAAAAGTATCTCTTGTTACAAATAATGGTGAAGTTTTAGCAGAAAATAGAGAGTTTGATAGATACGATGGAATGAATTTTGTTAGTATAGGTGATAAAGTATGTTATGTAGGAAACTTTTATGATTCTCATTTAAAAAAATTAGATAGTATAAGTTTAAAAGGAGAATACTTTGATACTAATGATGGAAGTGTTGTCGGCGGATTGGAAATAATAGAAAATAAAGAATTAAATGAAATTACAATAAATAAATTAGTTATAGTAAGAGATGTGAAAACAGAAATCGCTCCCAATATTAAACTGGTTGATCCTGATAAGGTAAATTTAAAACAGAATATACCAAAGAACATAATGGTGTTTATAAACAAAAAACAACTCAACTTTGATGTACCGCCAATAACGGAAAATGACAGAACATTAGTACCAATGAGAGCAATATTTGAAGCGTTGGGAGCAGAAGTAGAATGGGAAAATGAAACACAAACGGCAACAGCAACAAAGGATGAAATAACAGTATCAGTAACAATTGACAGCAATAGGATGCTAAAAAATGGAGAAGAAATAAAATTGGATGTACCTGCAAGATTAGTAGGAGACAGCAGAACATTAGTGCCATTGAGAGCAATATCAGAAGCATTCGGTTGTCGGGTAGAATGGGACGAAAAATTACAAAGAGTAGACATTTATACAAACTAA
- a CDS encoding RHS repeat-associated core domain-containing protein: MTTTNGSRTQGYMYDTRGNRSKIKEGNSYWKNYTYDANNRITRTTQQADDSNDIYENYTYDANGNCLTMRRSYYSDDGDNSEETGYDEFKYGYDAYNRQISYYNYEVDYVGDYEDETTATYTYDAIGRRASKKVDGATTMHRWDGSSIVGDSGTGAATYYRGINIIAQNKNNAVNYYVYDGHGNTVTLTDANGATVSKCDYSAYGNRTSIKSYINTPFKYCGEYQDNESGMVYLRNRYYKINEGRFTQEDPAKDGLNWYAYCGNNPVNFVDPSGLVNVEDEDPIHDYCSNQGQVVGQERININSAIHAYQDGVLSYEDMLKNVVLNGGTIKEEKKLDAIQVEETKNGFAVTAYIRYSGNLSNVSYEGKTYSEYATEGIENYWSGTIYGITVTTNVVTTDDGIHKRKDMKIDNGSYKDSSTSQGTNNIFPNGVSWVLWQNNSENINPNTDLFKIVAAHEFGHLFFNINDNCRDARHKNVPESKSIHAYSVMTRTNMIGLSSSTLDLAFMIKNYKISNFSQGIFCADYTNILDRYSQGWYYKRFYED, from the coding sequence ATGACAACGACAAATGGAAGCAGGACGCAGGGATATATGTATGATACAAGAGGAAACAGGAGTAAAATAAAAGAAGGAAATAGTTATTGGAAGAATTATACGTATGACGCAAATAATAGAATTACAAGAACAACACAGCAGGCAGATGATAGTAATGATATCTATGAGAACTATACGTATGATGCGAATGGAAATTGTCTAACGATGAGAAGGTCATATTATAGTGATGATGGAGATAATTCAGAAGAAACGGGATATGACGAATTTAAATATGGATATGATGCGTATAACAGACAAATAAGTTATTATAATTATGAAGTAGATTATGTAGGAGACTATGAGGATGAGACAACAGCAACGTATACATATGACGCGATAGGAAGGAGAGCAAGCAAAAAGGTAGACGGAGCGACGACAATGCACAGATGGGACGGAAGCAGCATAGTAGGAGACAGCGGAACAGGAGCGGCAACGTATTATAGAGGAATAAATATAATAGCACAGAACAAGAACAACGCGGTGAACTACTATGTATATGACGGACATGGGAATACAGTAACACTGACGGACGCAAACGGGGCGACAGTATCCAAATGTGACTATAGTGCGTATGGGAATAGAACGTCAATAAAGAGTTATATAAATACGCCGTTCAAATACTGCGGAGAATACCAGGACAACGAAAGTGGAATGGTATATCTGAGAAACAGGTATTACAAAATAAACGAAGGACGCTTCACGCAGGAAGACCCGGCAAAAGACGGATTGAACTGGTACGCATACTGCGGTAATAATCCTGTGAACTTCGTTGACCCAAGCGGGCTGGTAAATGTTGAGGATGAAGATCCTATACATGATTATTGTTCAAATCAAGGTCAAGTTGTTGGACAGGAAAGAATAAATATTAATAGCGCAATTCATGCTTATCAAGATGGGGTTTTGTCCTATGAGGATATGTTAAAAAATGTTGTACTCAATGGTGGAACCATAAAGGAAGAAAAGAAACTTGATGCTATACAAGTTGAGGAAACAAAAAATGGTTTTGCGGTAACTGCATATATAAGATATTCTGGGAATTTAAGTAATGTAAGTTATGAAGGTAAAACATACTCAGAATATGCAACTGAAGGAATTGAAAATTATTGGAGTGGCACTATATATGGTATTACTGTAACTACTAATGTGGTTACAACAGATGATGGAATACATAAAAGGAAAGATATGAAAATTGATAATGGCAGTTATAAGGATTCAAGTACAAGTCAAGGTACAAATAACATTTTTCCTAATGGAGTATCATGGGTACTTTGGCAAAACAATAGCGAAAATATAAATCCTAATACTGATCTATTTAAAATAGTAGCGGCTCACGAGTTTGGACATTTATTTTTTAATATTAATGATAATTGTAGAGATGCAAGACACAAAAATGTTCCCGAAAGTAAATCTATACATGCGTACTCGGTAATGACGCGAACTAACATGATAGGTCTATCATCATCAACATTAGATTTGGCGTTTATGATAAAAAATTATAAAATAAGTAATTTTTCGCAAGGGATTTTTTGTGCAGATTATACTAATATTTTAGATAGATATTCTCAAGGATGGTATTATAAAAGATTTTATGAAGACTAA
- a CDS encoding stalk domain-containing protein, translating to MENIFKKILLLLVVICSFFCSNVFASERVIRNMTIEDIAEKNFELDWKNVIPKEQFSPGMYFCSGVYDFGTTFHYYDISNDISNEIFIDYDGNITLNPIIFQDGIAIIKTTEETLDEQKINYKYGCINSKYEWIIPPIYERIVYCDNGFIMAERNKRIYIFNIYGEVQISFRQDEFYAEFSTGDVILKLSNLKTKSQYLLDNSFNIINKYNLNSKEEKEVSQGGYITFDNRIKNNIYYRADEKNNDIIINGYNSKGELLNALNLSDKIGKKFNVFTSQILDNGDLILCLNVENDTHCIVLFSALTSDCYTSYYFKDGFPFEQVYNFYDMLVFDNGIVMDNNLEYVGHLYNNDNYEVKIFVDKGKLICSLLKYVDSSESIFDKSLYQLSNVYIVYNNKKELSNDNLLVDKNRISKYVEPKGVYGEINIYLNNKRLNFDIAPITEDDRTLVPMRAIFEALGAEVEWENETQTATATKDGITVSVTIDSNKMQKNAEEIELDVPARLVEDSRTLVPLRAISEAFGCQVEWNEELQRVDIYSN from the coding sequence ATGGAAAATATATTTAAAAAAATATTGTTATTATTAGTTGTTATATGTTCATTTTTTTGTAGTAATGTGTTTGCAAGTGAACGGGTTATAAGAAATATGACAATTGAGGATATTGCGGAGAAAAATTTTGAGTTAGATTGGAAAAATGTCATCCCCAAAGAACAGTTCAGTCCTGGAATGTATTTTTGTTCAGGTGTATATGACTTTGGAACTACATTTCACTATTACGATATATCGAATGATATATCAAATGAAATATTTATAGATTATGATGGTAATATAACATTGAATCCAATAATTTTTCAGGATGGTATTGCAATTATAAAAACTACAGAAGAAACTTTGGATGAGCAGAAAATAAACTATAAATATGGCTGTATAAATAGTAAATATGAATGGATAATTCCACCTATATATGAGAGAATAGTGTATTGCGATAACGGTTTTATTATGGCTGAGAGAAACAAAAGAATATATATATTTAATATTTACGGAGAAGTACAAATTTCTTTTAGACAAGATGAATTTTATGCAGAGTTTTCTACTGGTGATGTTATTTTAAAATTAAGTAATCTAAAGACTAAGAGTCAATATTTGTTGGATAATAGTTTTAATATTATAAATAAGTATAATTTAAATTCAAAAGAAGAAAAGGAAGTAAGTCAAGGAGGTTATATCACTTTTGATAATAGAATTAAAAATAATATATATTATAGAGCTGATGAAAAAAATAACGATATAATAATAAATGGGTATAATTCAAAAGGTGAATTACTAAACGCACTAAATTTAAGTGATAAAATTGGTAAAAAATTTAATGTTTTTACAAGTCAAATATTAGATAATGGGGATCTGATTTTATGTTTAAATGTTGAAAACGATACACATTGCATTGTACTATTTTCTGCATTAACAAGTGATTGTTATACATCTTATTATTTTAAAGATGGATTTCCGTTTGAGCAAGTATATAATTTTTATGATATGTTAGTATTTGATAATGGAATTGTTATGGATAATAACTTAGAATATGTGGGTCATTTATATAACAATGACAATTATGAAGTTAAAATTTTTGTAGACAAAGGAAAATTAATATGCAGTTTACTAAAATATGTAGATTCATCAGAGAGTATATTTGATAAAAGTCTTTATCAGTTAAGTAATGTATATATAGTTTATAATAATAAAAAAGAATTGAGTAATGATAATTTGCTTGTAGATAAAAATAGAATAAGTAAATATGTTGAACCTAAAGGTGTTTATGGTGAAATAAATATATACTTAAATAATAAAAGATTAAATTTTGATATAGCACCGATAACAGAAGATGACAGAACACTAGTGCCAATGAGGGCAATATTTGAAGCACTGGGAGCAGAAGTAGAATGGGAAAATGAAACCCAAACGGCAACAGCAACAAAGGATGGAATAACAGTGTCGGTGACAATTGACAGTAATAAAATGCAGAAAAATGCAGAAGAAATAGAACTGGATGTTCCTGCAAGGTTAGTAGAAGACAGCAGGACATTGGTACCATTAAGGGCAATATCAGAAGCATTTGGCTGTCAGGTGGAATGGAATGAAGAATTACAAAGGGTAGATATTTATTCAAACTAA
- a CDS encoding sensor histidine kinase, which yields MNDSVKELCIGENGKLSAKNLRAFLANNLKNEKLVLRVGAFDSTFENDIDYIVKLIEDNTYYVRNLLKLLVESEDLKPDNIDIIYKASSSMGTTYLRLRNLCELTQGKYGINLKTRNSVEISAFLNEFVKTVHNCLPVSMCRNISLRNNVRNDLYASINQTGLTHILVNLLVNALVHSHSENRKVDIILNSFKKEKFIAISVVDYGIGVDLKKIHAIMERNINDVFDGSKTLLRSYKGYGLLVCQKLAGNMDGKILVSNIKEGGSVFTVVMNLTAKEESGDFLRLRDSAGNNDNLVDVELIALALYQIIKNEKLV from the coding sequence ATGAACGATTCTGTTAAAGAGCTTTGTATAGGCGAAAACGGAAAGTTAAGCGCTAAAAATCTCAGAGCATTTTTAGCAAATAATTTAAAAAACGAAAAGTTGGTTTTACGTGTAGGCGCCTTTGATTCAACATTTGAAAACGATATTGATTATATAGTAAAACTTATTGAAGATAATACATATTATGTCAGAAATCTGCTTAAACTCCTGGTCGAGTCTGAGGATCTTAAACCTGATAATATTGATATTATATATAAGGCAAGTTCTTCTATGGGAACAACTTATTTGCGCCTAAGAAATCTATGTGAGCTTACCCAGGGGAAATATGGCATAAATTTAAAAACAAGAAATTCGGTTGAAATCAGTGCGTTTTTAAATGAGTTTGTTAAAACTGTGCATAACTGTCTGCCGGTTTCAATGTGCAGAAATATTTCTTTGCGTAACAACGTAAGAAATGATTTATACGCCAGTATTAATCAGACAGGGCTTACTCATATACTGGTCAATCTGCTTGTTAACGCTTTAGTTCACAGTCACTCTGAAAACAGAAAAGTTGATATTATATTAAATAGTTTTAAAAAAGAAAAATTTATTGCAATCTCTGTTGTGGATTATGGTATAGGCGTCGATTTGAAAAAGATTCATGCAATTATGGAACGGAACATCAATGACGTTTTTGACGGGAGCAAGACCTTGCTTAGGTCATATAAGGGATACGGCCTTTTGGTTTGTCAGAAACTAGCCGGAAATATGGATGGAAAAATTCTTGTCTCAAATATAAAAGAAGGCGGCTCAGTATTTACAGTAGTGATGAATTTGACCGCCAAAGAGGAAAGCGGAGATTTTCTCAGGCTGCGTGATTCAGCGGGGAATAATGATAATCTTGTGGATGTTGAACTGATAGCTTTGGCGCTTTATCAGATTATAAAAAATGAGAAGCTTGTTTAA
- a CDS encoding TIGR04100 family radical SAM protein, translating to MTITYEYHNSLYVNITNRCSNACVFCVRTKHDNVNGKDDLWLDREPSIEEIKADFEKRDLSKYDEIVFCGYGEPTERFDDLIEIARWIKSKKPDSVIRINTNGQANLINGRDVTPELDGAIDIIGISLNASNAKEYQDICKSRYGEESFEALQDFAKRAKDYVKLVVFSVVDKTIPESDIEICRKIAEDCGVKFRLREYIE from the coding sequence TTGACTATAACATATGAATATCATAATTCACTTTATGTAAACATAACAAACCGCTGTTCGAATGCATGCGTTTTCTGCGTCAGGACAAAACATGATAATGTTAACGGAAAGGATGACCTTTGGCTGGATAGGGAGCCGAGTATTGAGGAGATAAAAGCTGATTTTGAGAAAAGAGATTTATCAAAATATGATGAGATAGTATTCTGCGGATATGGAGAACCAACCGAAAGATTTGACGATTTAATTGAGATTGCAAGATGGATAAAGTCAAAAAAACCTGATTCTGTTATAAGAATAAACACAAACGGTCAGGCAAATCTTATTAACGGCAGGGATGTCACTCCGGAGCTTGATGGCGCTATAGATATTATAGGAATCAGTTTAAATGCTTCAAACGCTAAAGAATATCAGGATATATGCAAGAGCAGATATGGAGAAGAGTCTTTTGAGGCTTTGCAGGATTTTGCGAAAAGAGCGAAAGATTATGTTAAACTTGTTGTCTTTAGTGTGGTAGATAAAACTATACCGGAAAGTGATATTGAGATATGCAGAAAGATAGCTGAAGACTGCGGTGT